CGCATCGCCGCACCGGCCAGACGCGCCCGGAGGCCGCGCCGGCCCTCGAGCGTCGCCACGGCCTCGTCCCGGCGCCCGGCCTGCCAGAGATCGACAGCCCGCGCCGTCGCCTGCCCGGCCCAGGCCCCGCTCCGCAAGAGGCGCCAGGTCTTCCACAGGATGAGCGCGAGCGTCACCACCGAAAGCACCGCGATCAGCCAGAGCGCCGGGCCACCCCGTTGCAGGAATTCCAGAAGTCCCGTCATGTCCATCGCGATCCGCTCCCCGTCTGCTTCCCCGCGGCCTCGCCGACCCGAGGCACCGGGCGCATCCTCGCCATCCAGTCGCGCGCACCGCCCAGCACGGCCTCGTGGACCGCGCGGCCCACCGCTTCCCCGATCTCGGTATGGAGCCCGGCATAGGCCAACTCGCCCTCGGGTGCCGCGACGGCCACGCAATCGGTGCCGGTCCCGGTCGCCCGGCCCGCCGCCAGCGGCAGATCGGCCTCCATCACGGCGGCGGTCCGTGCTTCGACCGCGATGCTCATCGCTTCGAGACGCGCCGCGTCGGTGAGCCCCTGATCGAGGCGCAGCGCCACGTTGATCGTTCCCCAGTCGGTGCCGGTCCGGTCTTCCCGGCATCCGACCCGCTCGGCGTTCGACAGGCCCACCGTCGCCACCACGTCGGCGCGGGCCGCGCCGACCGTGGCGCTGGCCGTTCGGTAGCGGCGGACGTCGCGCGACGTGAGAAACGCCACCGCATCGGTGGCCGCCCGCGCCTCGAGCTCGGACGCGAACCAGCGCGTCACGTCGAGATCGAGCGGCAGGTCGGCATTGCGCACCTCGCGCCACAGGATCCGCCGCGCCTGCACCGCGCCGGGTCGGTTGATGGCCCAGCTCAGCACGCGCATCTCCTGCCCGAGATCGAATTCCAGCCACGGCCGGTCAAGCGTGACGCCCTTCATCGGATGACCTCCAGCGGTTGATAGACAGGCCCGGATTCGGTGCGCTCATACCACGCGGTGATCCCGAACACCTGCGCAAGGCGTTCCGGCGTCATGACTTCGCCCGGTGGCCCGTCTGACACCAGCGCCCCGTCGTTGAGCAGGAGAAGCCGCGTGCAGTGGCGCACCGCCAGCCCCAGGTCATGCAGCGACACGAGCGTCGAGCGGCCCCGCGCCGCAAGCTCGGCGAAGATCTCCATGGTCGCGATCTGATGCGCGGGATCAAGCCCCGCGATGGGTTCATCCGCCATCAGGAGCGGCGTGTCCTGCGCAAGCGCACGCGCGATCAGGACCCGTGCCTGCTCGCCCCCCGAAAGCTCGGTGGCGGGCCGGTCGCGCAGATCGTTCAGTTCCATCCGTGCCATCGCGTCATTCACCGCCGCGCGGTCGGCATCGCGCGGTCTCTGTCCCGACGGAAGATGCGGCAGGCGGCCCAGCGTGACCACCGTCTCGACCGTCACGGGCCAGGCGATCTCGCGCGCCTGCGGCATCCAGGCCACCGCGCGGGCGCGGGCGCGCGCATTCAGAACGGCGAGCGAGCTTTGCCCCTCATGACCCAGAAGCCCGAGCGCCGCGCGCATCAAGGTGGTCTTGCCCGCGCCGTTCGGCCCCACAAGGCCCACCAGTTCGCCCTCGCCGACGCGGAAACTCACGTCGCGCAACACGGCGCGTCCGCCGCGCGTCAGGCCAAGCCGCTCGAGGGTCAGAAGGCTCATATCCGCGCCCTCCGCGTCTTCACGACGAGATGAAGGAAAAGCGGCGCACCTATGATCGCGGTCAACACCCCGAGCTTCAGGTCGCGATCGGGCAGGACCACCCTGACCGCGATATCCGCCGCAAGCAGCATCGCCGCACCGCCCAGCGCCGAGGCCCACAGAAGCCGCGAGGGCCGTGCCCCGACGAGCGGCCGAAGCATGTGCGGCACCACCAGCCCCACGAAGCCGATCGCCCCCGCGACCGCGGTGCCCGCGCCCACCACGCAGGCCGTCCCGGCAATCAGCATGAGCCGCATCCGGCCCAGACGCACGCCCATGGCCTCCGCCGCGTCCTCACCCAGCGTGAGCGCGTCGAGGCCGCGCCCCAACCCCGCCAGGAGCGCGAAACCGATCGCCATGAAGGGCAGCACGATCCAGACATGCGTCATCGAACGATCGGCCAGCGACCCCATCATCCAGAAGACGATCTCGCTTGCCGCGAAGGGATTGGGCGAAAGGTTGAGCACAAGCGACGTGAGGGCGCCTGCAAGCGCTGAAATGGCGATCCCCGCCAATATGAGGGTCAGTGACGTGCCGCGCGGACCCGCCAGCGCGAGAATGAGCAGCACCCCCGCCAACGCCCCCGTCAGCGCGGCCAGCGGCAGGCCGAATGTCAAGCTCGCCGCCAGGCCCGTCTGCAACGCCAGGACCGCGCCGAAAGCCGCCGATCCCGAGATGCCGATAAGTCCCGGTTCGGCAAGGGGATTGCGCAGGTAGCCCTGCATCGCCGCGCCCGCCATGCCAAGGCTCGCCCCGATCAGGACCGCCAGGATCGCGCGCGGCAGGCGGATCTCCCGCATGATGAGCGGCAGCGGCCCGTCGCCCTGGCCCAGAAGCGCGCGCAGCCCCGCCACGGCATCCGCGCCCGCGGGGCCGATCAGCAGCGAGCCACCGAAAAGGACGGCCACCAGCGCCACGAGAGCGACCGACACCCGGCTCATTCCCGCTCTCCCGTCTCGCGCAGCAGCGCGCGCCGGACCTCGGCGAGTTCCTCGATCGCGCGCAGCACGAATGGCGTTCCGCACACCCAGTCGCCATCGGTCATGGCCGCCGCCCCGGTATCCTCGCGCATCCGCTGCACTACCGGGTGATTGAGGATGTCCTCGGACCGCGAGGCGCCGGGATACTTCCGCGAGGTGATGACGATATCGGGCTGCAGCGTCGCCAGCACCTCGAGCGGCATCCGCGCGCCCGAGGCATAGCCCGCCCGCACGGCCGCATTCTCGAACCCCGCGGCCTCGAGAACGTCCCCGGCCAGCGTCTGCCCTCCCAGCGTGTAGCCGTTGGCGTAGTAGAGCACGGCCTCGGGCCTCGGTCCCTCGGTCGCGCGCAGGAGAGCGAGCCGCGCCTCGAAATCGGCGATCAGCGTTTCCGCCGCGTCCTCGCGCCCCAGTGCCGCGCCCATCTGCCGGATGCGTTCCGGCACCTCGTCGAGGGCCTGCGCGGTCTTGAATATCTCGACCCTGACGCCGAGGCGGCGCAGCATGTCGACCGTGGCGGCATTCGTATATTGCCCCGCCAGCACGAGATCGGGCCGCATGAGATAGATTTCCTCGGCCAGCCCGTGATTGACGCGGTAGGCCCGCGCCTCCTCGACCATGGGCGAGACGAGCGGGTCATGCGCGATATCCGACACCGACAGAAGCTGTCCCTCGCCCGCCAGCATCATCGCAAGCTGATCGGTGCAGAGGTTCATCGACACGACACGCTCCGGCGGCGCATCGGATTGCGCCGCCTGCGCCGCGCCGATCGCGAGGATCAGCGCGGCGACCTGGGTTATGATGTCAGAAGGACGCACGCAGCCCCACGAAGGCGGTGCGGCCGGGTTGATTGAACCCACCCGCCGTCTCGTAATCCTCGTTAAAGAGGTTCTCGACGCGCAAATAGGCCTGGGCGCGGTCCGTGACCTCGTATGTCATGCCCACGCCCACCAGCGTGTAGTCGCCAACCTTGTGGCCCGCCGGTGCAAAGGGCGACGGCTCCACGTCCGCGACCCGGCGGAGGTCGATTTCGGCGCTGAACCGCGTGGTGAAATCGTTCCGCAGCCCGAGGACCAGATCGTGCTTGGGCGTCCGCGTCAGGCGCGCGCCGTTCGTTTCGGCATCGGTATAGGTGTAGTTGCCGTAGACCGTCGCGGTGTCCGTCAGCCCGTATTCCCCGGCCAGTTCAATCCCCTTGGCCGTCGTGGTGCCGGGGATCTGGTTGTAGCAGCCCGGAAACGGGTTGCCGCACGCGGTCGAGGCGCCGTCGAAATCTATCAGGTCGTCGATCTCGGTATAGAACAGCGTCGCTTCCACGAACCCCAGGTCGCCGAAGGTCTTTTCGACGCCCAGTTCGAAGCTGCGGCTTTCCTCCGGGCGCAGCGTGGCCACGCCGTATTGCCCGAAGCGCTCGTAGAGCGAGGGAGCGCGATAGCCGGTGCCGATGAGCGCGCGAATCGCGAGGTCATCGGCCGGGCGCCAGATCGCCGCGATACGGCCCGTCGTCTTGCCGCCGAAGGACGAATTGTCGTCGTGACGCAGCGCCGCCGAGATGTCGAAATCCGGCGTCACCTGGTGCAGAAGCTCGACATTGACGGCGGTGTTGTCCTCCGATCCCCGCGCCGCGGGGCTGGCGAAGGGCGACGTTCCGGGGGCCGTGGCATAGCTCTCCTCGGTGTATTCCACGCCACCGTTCAGCGTGGTCCGCGCCCCGAGCTCCGCGCTCAGGAGATACGCCAGCGTCTTGCGCTCGCCGTCAAAGGCAATGGTGAACGGGCTTTGCGGATCGTCCCGGTCGATCTCGTAATGCGCGTAGCTGAGCGTGTGGGTCACCGGTCCCGTTTCGAACTCCGCGAAGACGCGCGCTCCGATCTCCTCGCTCGAGATCAGGCCGGCGCTGTCGGTGCGCGACAGGTCGTATTCGGTATCGCCGTTGCGATAGAAGGCCGTCGCGCCCAGCTTGAGACTGTCCGAAACCGCGTAATCACCGTAAAGCACGACCATGTCCTGATCGAACCCGTCCTTCTCGGTGTCGCTCGACCGGTTGGAAATCCCGTCGGATTCGGTATGCGCATAGGTGAAGGCCAGTTGCCCGCGTTCGGTCTTGTGGCCAAGGTTGAGCGCGCCCTGGTAGGTTTCGTTGCTGCCCGCCTCGGTCAGGACCTCGCCCGAGAAGCCCAGTTTCTCGGGGCGATAGCTCGTCACGTCGATGAGCCCCGCGATGGCTTCCGAGCCGTAGAGCGCCGATTGCGACCCCTTCAGCACCTCGATCCGGTCCACGCTGAGG
This window of the Roseovarius sp. SCSIO 43702 genome carries:
- a CDS encoding TonB-dependent siderophore receptor, with the protein product MTRFTIAALMGTSALTLVQAATAQEAFDLDTIIVSGSLTPVEAGRSGASVEVIEDENLSRRDTTVIQRLTRLPGVSATSNGGLGALSTVQVRGLPARYVSVRYNGIDVADPSGTQNQFNFGGLTPLSVDRIEVLKGSQSALYGSEAIAGLIDVTSYRPEKLGFSGEVLTEAGSNETYQGALNLGHKTERGQLAFTYAHTESDGISNRSSDTEKDGFDQDMVVLYGDYAVSDSLKLGATAFYRNGDTEYDLSRTDSAGLISSEEIGARVFAEFETGPVTHTLSYAHYEIDRDDPQSPFTIAFDGERKTLAYLLSAELGARTTLNGGVEYTEESYATAPGTSPFASPAARGSEDNTAVNVELLHQVTPDFDISAALRHDDNSSFGGKTTGRIAAIWRPADDLAIRALIGTGYRAPSLYERFGQYGVATLRPEESRSFELGVEKTFGDLGFVEATLFYTEIDDLIDFDGASTACGNPFPGCYNQIPGTTTAKGIELAGEYGLTDTATVYGNYTYTDAETNGARLTRTPKHDLVLGLRNDFTTRFSAEIDLRRVADVEPSPFAPAGHKVGDYTLVGVGMTYEVTDRAQAYLRVENLFNEDYETAGGFNQPGRTAFVGLRASF
- a CDS encoding ABC transporter substrate-binding protein; translated protein: MRPSDIITQVAALILAIGAAQAAQSDAPPERVVSMNLCTDQLAMMLAGEGQLLSVSDIAHDPLVSPMVEEARAYRVNHGLAEEIYLMRPDLVLAGQYTNAATVDMLRRLGVRVEIFKTAQALDEVPERIRQMGAALGREDAAETLIADFEARLALLRATEGPRPEAVLYYANGYTLGGQTLAGDVLEAAGFENAAVRAGYASGARMPLEVLATLQPDIVITSRKYPGASRSEDILNHPVVQRMREDTGAAAMTDGDWVCGTPFVLRAIEELAEVRRALLRETGERE
- a CDS encoding ABC transporter ATP-binding protein, coding for MSLLTLERLGLTRGGRAVLRDVSFRVGEGELVGLVGPNGAGKTTLMRAALGLLGHEGQSSLAVLNARARARAVAWMPQAREIAWPVTVETVVTLGRLPHLPSGQRPRDADRAAVNDAMARMELNDLRDRPATELSGGEQARVLIARALAQDTPLLMADEPIAGLDPAHQIATMEIFAELAARGRSTLVSLHDLGLAVRHCTRLLLLNDGALVSDGPPGEVMTPERLAQVFGITAWYERTESGPVYQPLEVIR
- a CDS encoding iron ABC transporter permease; protein product: MSRVSVALVALVAVLFGGSLLIGPAGADAVAGLRALLGQGDGPLPLIMREIRLPRAILAVLIGASLGMAGAAMQGYLRNPLAEPGLIGISGSAAFGAVLALQTGLAASLTFGLPLAALTGALAGVLLILALAGPRGTSLTLILAGIAISALAGALTSLVLNLSPNPFAASEIVFWMMGSLADRSMTHVWIVLPFMAIGFALLAGLGRGLDALTLGEDAAEAMGVRLGRMRLMLIAGTACVVGAGTAVAGAIGFVGLVVPHMLRPLVGARPSRLLWASALGGAAMLLAADIAVRVVLPDRDLKLGVLTAIIGAPLFLHLVVKTRRARI
- a CDS encoding adenosylcobinamide amidohydrolase, coding for MKGVTLDRPWLEFDLGQEMRVLSWAINRPGAVQARRILWREVRNADLPLDLDVTRWFASELEARAATDAVAFLTSRDVRRYRTASATVGAARADVVATVGLSNAERVGCREDRTGTDWGTINVALRLDQGLTDAARLEAMSIAVEARTAAVMEADLPLAAGRATGTGTDCVAVAAPEGELAYAGLHTEIGEAVGRAVHEAVLGGARDWMARMRPVPRVGEAAGKQTGSGSRWT